The sequence below is a genomic window from Curtobacterium sp. MCPF17_002.
GACGGCTCGGCCGAAGCGGTCGCCCGCATGCCGGGGCACGCCCGTCTGATCGACCTGACGGACCGGTACTGCACCTCGACCGTCTGCCCTGCGGTCATCGGCGGGGTGCTCGTGCACCGCGACCGGACCCACCTGACGAACACCTTCGCGAAGACCCTCGCGCCGTACCTCGGTGACGAGATCGCCCGCGCACCCGGGGCGTTCGGGAACCGATGAGCACGTACCCTGGCACCGTGACGAACACCTGGCCGATCTCGCGCGGCACCGTACCCGAGCGCGAGGCGTTCGCCTTCGGTGCCACGATGCTGTTCGTGCTCTTCGCCGGGGACGCGGTCCCCAACTCGCTCACGTGGGTGGGTGCCGGCATCCTCTGGGCACTCGTCGCCGTGTGGGGTGTCACCGTCCTCGTCCGGGCCCGGCCGACGATCGCCCGGACCCCGCGCTCCCTGTGGTTCTTCCTGGCCTGGTGCGTGGTCTCCGTCATCTGGTCGCACTGGCGCCCGGCGACGATCGCGAGCATCACCGTCCAGGTCATCTGCGCCGCGATGGCGTTCACGGTCGCCTCGACGTTGACGTGGCGTCGCATCCTCGACGCGATGAGCCTCGCGTTCCGCTGGGTGCTCATGCTCTCGCTGCTCTTCGAGGCCGTCGTCGCCGTGTTCGTCCGACACCCGATCGCCCCGATCTGGACCGATTACGGCGACCGGGACATCCCGGACGCGTTCTACTTCTCCCGCGCCGAGCTCTTCACCGGTGGACGCATCCAGGGACTCCCCGGCAACGCGAACCTGCTCGCGATGGTCGCCCTGCTCGCCGCGATCGCCGTGGCGGTGCAGTTCGCCGAGGGACGGATCAGCCGGAACCGGACCATCGGCTGGCTCGTGGTGGCCGCTGCCGTGCTGGCCCTCACCCGCTCGTCGACCGTGCTCGCGGCCGCACTGGTCGTCGCCGTCGCGCTGGTCGTGGCGCTCTGGATCCGACGCGTGCCCACCGAGCGCCGGACCCCGCGGTACCTGGTCGTCCTGGTCGGCGCGGTCGTCGTCGCCGTCGTGGGGTTCCTCGCGCGCGGGGCGGTCTCCGAGCTGCTCGGCAAGGGCGCGGACGCGACCGGTCGCGGCGAGATCTGGCAGCGGGTGCTCGGCCTCATCGACCAGCACACCGTCGTCGGCTGGGGCTGGATCGGCTACTGGTGGCCGAGCATCCCGACGCTGGCGGACCTCGCGCACCGCAAGGGCGTGACCTACCTGCAGGCCCACGACGCCTACCTCGACGTGTGGATGCAGACCGGGATCATCGGGCTGCTCCTGTTCGCGGTGTACGTCGTCACGACGCTGAGCCGATCGTGGTCGTCCGCCACCCGGATCGGCTACGACGCGGCGCTGGCTCCGCGGCCGTTCGACCCCGTGTCGCTCCTGCCGCTGCTCGTCGTCGTCGCGCTGCTCGTGCAGTCCGTCGCCGAGTCCCGGCTGCTCTACCAGGGGAACTGGGTGCTGTTCGCGCTCATCGCGATCAAGTCCCGCATCGTCCTGGTCGGCGACGAGCCCCTGTCGACGGGCGACGGGCCGCGCACCCCGCCGGCACGACGCGAGTTCCGCCAGCCAGCAACCCGCTGACCCTGCCCGGCCCGGCCTGGCCGGCGTGGCCCGGCCGGCCTGACCCGGCCCGTCCTGCCCCGGCCCGTCCTGCCCCGGCCCGGCCCGGCCGGTCAGCGCCCGAGCAGCATCGCGCAGGGGACCTGCGCCGTCCACGGCGCCTTGCGCACCTCGACCGTCCGCGAGCGGTCACCGTCGCACGCCGCCACGGCGGCCGGGATCTGCGCAGCCCACACCGGCCCGTCGCTCCGCCGCGTCGGACCGGGCGCGACGTTGCCGACCGTTGCGACGATCACCAGGCCCACCACGCACCAGGCGGCGAGGGTCCCGATGAGGCGGGTCACGCCTCCAGGCCGGATGCTCGGACGGAACGTCCCCGAACGGTCGTGGGACCCGACGAGCACGCTCGCCGCGACCACCACGGCGGCGAGCAGGAGGAGGCCCGACGCGGCGGCGTAGCGCTGCGGCGGGACGGCCGCGAGCGCGATGACCGGGTGCGCCCAGGCCTGGGCCGCACCGCCGTTCGCGAGGAGGGCTGCCCACCAGACACCGCCGGACGCCGCGGCGAGCGCCAGGACCGTCCAGCGGGCGCGCCACGTGCCGACGACGATCGCGGCGAGCAGCACGGCCACCAGGAACAGTGCCGGCACGGCCACGACGGCCCACCCGTGCGTGACGACGGTGCGGACGGCGGCTCCGACGTCGGGATTCCACAGGCCGGCGAGGGGTTGGAGGAGCCAGCCGGCGACGACGTCCGCGAACGCCGGTGACCCGGGTGCCGACGTCCGCTGGTCGGTGAGCGCGGTGACGACCTGCGCGGTCCCGCCGGCCAGGGCGACGACGGTGACGGGGACGGCGCGGAGCCAGGCCCGCGCGCCCGCGGCCGCGCCGCCCGCCCCGGCGGCCGCGCCGGCGCCCGCGCCGACCGCGCCTGCGCCGCCCGTTCGCAACGGGAACCACGCGAGCAGCAGCAGGGGCAGGAACAGCACCGTCTGCAGCTCGGTGAGGACCACGAAGACGGTCAGGGCCGCGACGGCACCGGATCCCCACCAGGACCGGGAACGGTACGCGAACAGCCACGGCGCAGCGAAGAGCATGAACCAGTGCAGGTTCGCCGCGTTCCCGCTGATCTCGTACGGCGCGAGCGGCAGCAGCGCGGGGAGCAACGCGAGCAGGACCCGGAACGGCCACGCGGGCACCACGTCCCGGGCGCACACGAACACGGCTCCGGCGAGGACCCCGACGACGAGGCACGCGCCGGCCGACAGCACGTGGGCGTAGTCCGCGACCGGGAACGCCCACCCGAGGTCGACCAGCAGCCGCGGGACGAGGTGCAGGTAGCCCGCGTACGGGTGCAGCAGCGAGTCGACGGGGCCGAGCGCGATCCGGTCGCGGAGGAAGATGCCGCCGTCCTCCGCCCAGACGGTGCCGCGGGTGACCGGGCCGAGCCGCCACCACGCGAGCGCGGCGGTGGCGACGCCGACGAGGACGGCCGCGAGGAGCGTTCCGAGGACGCCGCGCAGGCGGTCGGTCCTGCTCGCTGCGGCCACCATCGTCCGCCGACGCTAGCTGCTCCATCACGGATCGCGCATATTGACGCTCCGCGATACGCCGATCCCGACGCGCCGCGCCGCTCCGCTCCGCTCCGCTCCGCGATACGCCAATCCCCGCGCCGCGCCGGACCGATCCCCGCGCCGCGCGGCCGAACCGTGCGCCGCGACGCCCCGATCGCCGGACCGATCCCCGGATCGCGCCCCGCACCGAGGTCCGTACGCCAAGATGGACGCGTGACGGACGGACGGCTGACGAAGCGCATGCTCGCCAGGCGCTACCTCTCCGCCTGGATCGGGTTCTCCGCCGGCGGGCGGTTCAGCCAGGCCCTCGCCACCGTCATCGTGCTCTTCGCGTTCGGACAGCCGACCGTCTCGGCGCTCGTCGGGCGGGCCGGGGTCTGGGCCGTCCTCGTCACCCTGTTCGTCCTGGCCGGTCTCAGCCTCCTCGGACAGCGCTACCGGATCGAGTGGCACGGGGTGCTCCCCCTGTCGCTCCTGGCGTTCGTCGGGTACTGCGCGCTGAGCGTGCTCTGGAGCGAGTACTCCTGGGTGGCGCTCCGCGGTCTCGTCGGCACCGTCTGCTTCATCGGGCTCGGGCTCTACCTGGCGCTCGGACGCGACCTCGTGCAGGTGATCCGCGCCTCGGGCGACGCCTTCCGGATCCTGCTCGTCGCCGCCCTCGGCCTCGAGGTCCTCTCCGGCCTCGTCCTCGACGTCCCGATCCCCGCGTTCGGCATCCAGGGGAACATCGCGTACGGCGGTCCGATCCAGGGCATCGGCGGCACCCGCAACTTCATGGGGTTCATCGCGGCGATGGCGCTCGTCACCTTCGTGGTCGAGTTCCTCACCCGCTCGGTGACGATGTGGCGCGCGATCGGGTCCACGGCCCTCGCCGTCATCGCGCTCATGCTCGTGCAGTCCCCCATCACCGGCTTGGCGATGATCGCCCTCGCGGTCACCGCGCTCGCGCTGTGGTCGCTCCGGCATGCGCGCCCGACCACGAGGCCCGTGGTCAACGGCGTCCTCGGCGGCGTCGTGGTCCTCATGATCGTGGTCGGCGTGCTCGGCCGGCACCGGGTCCTCGCCGAGATCGGTGCGGCCGGCGGCACGGCCACCCGTCTCGACCTCTGGTCCCAGATCCGCGTCTTCGTCGCGCAGTTCCCGATCCAGGGCTGGGGCTGGGTCGGCACCTGGCCGCACGAGGCCGTCATCCCCTACGTCACCTTCATCGACCCCGCCGGACGCCCGTTCACCTCCGGGCTCAACGCCTTCATCGACGCCTGGTTGCAGATCGGGCTGGCCGGGACGATCCTGCTGGGCGTCACCGCACTCCTCGCGTTCGCGCGGGCCTGGGTGACGGCGACGACGTTCCCCGGGGTCGCGTACGTCTGGCCGGCCGCCGTCCTGGTGCTGCTCGGGGTCACGAGCACCGCGGAGAGCTACCTCCTGCACGGAGCCGGCCTGATGGTGTTCGTCGCCGTCCTGGTGATCGCGGCCCGGCGACGGTCATGGCGACGACACCTGCCGCGCAGCACCTGATCCGGTCGGCTTCCCGCGTGGTCCGGTCTGCCGCTGTCTCCACCCGGCCTGGAGGCGCGGCACACGCCCGCCGCGCCGCTCGCCTCCCTGCGGATCACCGCGGCGTGTGTCCGTGGACGCACGTCTCCTCAGATTCCGTCGACGTCGTCACCGGCTCCCCCTAGACTGCGATCGGCCGTCAGGGGGACGGCCCTCGCTCGAGAAGGACCTCCATGCGTCTGCAGCACCGGCTCGCCCTCGTCCTCACCGCCGTGGTCGTCGCCGCCGGCTTCGCCGCCGTCGGCCCCGCCACGACGGCGCAGGCCGCCGCTCCCACCACCGGCCGGTACACGCCGCTCGACACCGTCCGGTCGTGGACCGGTACCGTCCGGACGACCCCGACGACCGTGCAGCTCGGCGGCCGGACGGGCGTGCCGGCCACCGCGACGGCGGTCGTGGTGAACGTCGAGGTCGAGAACCCCACGGCCGCCGGAAGCGCTCGTGTGACGCCGGCCGGTGTCAGCGCCGGTGTCACCACGCAGGCGTTCCGCAAGGGCCAGACCGTGTCGTCACTCCAGACGGTCCGGCTCGCCGGCGGCAAGGTGCAGGTCCAGCTGACGGCCGGCGCGGGCACGGTCTACCTCGACGTGTCCGGCTACTACGCGAACGGCTCCGGAGCGACCTTCACACCG
It includes:
- a CDS encoding O-antigen ligase family protein, with the translated sequence MTNTWPISRGTVPEREAFAFGATMLFVLFAGDAVPNSLTWVGAGILWALVAVWGVTVLVRARPTIARTPRSLWFFLAWCVVSVIWSHWRPATIASITVQVICAAMAFTVASTLTWRRILDAMSLAFRWVLMLSLLFEAVVAVFVRHPIAPIWTDYGDRDIPDAFYFSRAELFTGGRIQGLPGNANLLAMVALLAAIAVAVQFAEGRISRNRTIGWLVVAAAVLALTRSSTVLAAALVVAVALVVALWIRRVPTERRTPRYLVVLVGAVVVAVVGFLARGAVSELLGKGADATGRGEIWQRVLGLIDQHTVVGWGWIGYWWPSIPTLADLAHRKGVTYLQAHDAYLDVWMQTGIIGLLLFAVYVVTTLSRSWSSATRIGYDAALAPRPFDPVSLLPLLVVVALLVQSVAESRLLYQGNWVLFALIAIKSRIVLVGDEPLSTGDGPRTPPARREFRQPATR
- a CDS encoding O-antigen ligase family protein — translated: MTDGRLTKRMLARRYLSAWIGFSAGGRFSQALATVIVLFAFGQPTVSALVGRAGVWAVLVTLFVLAGLSLLGQRYRIEWHGVLPLSLLAFVGYCALSVLWSEYSWVALRGLVGTVCFIGLGLYLALGRDLVQVIRASGDAFRILLVAALGLEVLSGLVLDVPIPAFGIQGNIAYGGPIQGIGGTRNFMGFIAAMALVTFVVEFLTRSVTMWRAIGSTALAVIALMLVQSPITGLAMIALAVTALALWSLRHARPTTRPVVNGVLGGVVVLMIVVGVLGRHRVLAEIGAAGGTATRLDLWSQIRVFVAQFPIQGWGWVGTWPHEAVIPYVTFIDPAGRPFTSGLNAFIDAWLQIGLAGTILLGVTALLAFARAWVTATTFPGVAYVWPAAVLVLLGVTSTAESYLLHGAGLMVFVAVLVIAARRRSWRRHLPRST